In Oenanthe melanoleuca isolate GR-GAL-2019-014 chromosome 9, OMel1.0, whole genome shotgun sequence, the following are encoded in one genomic region:
- the GPR148 gene encoding probable G-protein coupled receptor 148: MDLPGCGSVRRANGTVTRLRETDLNSSSELDYTTLLLLLEEWSLTPSGTNMKMFIISPAVCLAAGVLIIPTLLFVIFSRFRIRQETRYMLLGNALLSDLIYLLFYTLLAALNAAYLYLPKEACVLLLFLLAVAYCGGLFTAAAIVLDTCIAVLFPLRYIVILPPSRTKKIIVLLWMCSGAFPGIFFLVLWTTNSFVPCALETCSVPVMLILALNGTDVVKLCFWLSTTFIILCLSVIFCCYAVLYFKTKHSGIWESICSRASVTFLMHNTVLFFYFFPLLALFVESFLCINAIRLQTGILVSLTVCNVLTILPKVLFPFLYGLRYREISASLKSIVRRKQLRLVSPAPPPS, translated from the coding sequence ATGGAcctccctggctgtggctcagTCAGGAGAGCGAATGGAACTGTGACCCGCCTCAGGGAGACAGACCTCaacagctcctcagagctggatTACACcaccctgctccttctgctggaGGAGTGGTCTCTCACCCCGTCAGGCACCAACATGAAGATGTTTATCATCTCTCCAGCCGTGTGCCTGGCGGCAGGTGTGCTCATCATCCCTACCCTCTTATTCGTGATCTTCTCTCGGTTTAGGATCCGCCAGGAGACAAGGTACATGCTGCTGGGAAACGCTCTGCTCTCTGATCTGATCTACCTGCTGTTCTACAcgctgctggctgctctcaaTGCAGCCTACCTGTACCTCCCAAAGGAAGCCTGTGTCCTCCTCTTGTTTCTGCTGGCGGTGGCTTACTGCGGAGGGCTGTTCACAGCTGCTGCAATTGTCTTGGACACCTGCATCgctgttttgtttcctttgcgCTACATTGTTATTTTGCCTCCTTCACGAACtaaaaaaatcattgttttaCTGTGGATGTGCTCCGGAGCTTTCCCGGGGATTTTCTTCTTGGTGCTATGGACTACCAACAGCtttgtgccctgtgccctggaAACGTGCTCAGTTCCAGTAATGCTAATATTAGCTCTGAATGGGACTGATGTTGTGAAACTCTGTTTCTGGCTCTCTACCACATTTATCATTCTCTGCCTGTCTGTAATATTTTGTTGCTATGctgttctgtattttaaaaccaaacacTCGGGTATATGGGAGAGCATCTGCTCCAGAGCCAGTGTAACATTCTTGATGCACAACACTGtgttatttttttacttctttccaCTCTTGGCCCTTTTTGTAGAATCATTCTTGTGCATTAATGCCATCAGACTGCAGACAGGAATCTTGGTCTCCCTGACGGTCTGCAACGTCCTCACAATTCTTCCTAAAGTTTTGTTCCCTTTTCTGTACGGGCTTCGATACAGAGAGATCTCAGCCTCTCTCAAATCTATTGTCAGGAGGAAGCAGCTTCGCCTGGTGTCCCCTGCTCCACCACCATcctga